The window CTTGCGACGCCTTTTTTAAGGTTTGTTTACCGTTTGTTTCCGTCAAAGATGTTGCACCTTTTTCTTTCGAGGAATTCTCATTTGCCGGCTCTTCCGTATTTTCTTGACTAAAACAAAAACTTGAGAATATAAAGATTATACAAAAAATAATTTTTTTCATAATTTTTACCAATAATTTCCGTTTTTTGCGCGGGCTGTTAATCTTGATTTTTCTATTTCCTGCATTTTTTTAAAGTATGCCGCCTGTTTTGACAGCTCCAATTCATCCGTAATGGAAATTTTTGTACCGTCGCAGCGTACAATAGGTTGTTTTAAAAAGTTTGTAACTGCTTCCGAAACCTCTTCTTTAGGAATACCGCACATATTTGCAAGCTCGACGGGGCCGAAGTTAAAAGTGTGAAATTTATTTTTAACCGGTTTTATTCTTGATTTTTCCAATTGAATTGCAAGCATATCGTACATTTTTTCGACGGGGTCTTTTATTAAGGTATTTGCAAGCTGTTTGTACATTGCCCAAATTCTGTCGGCAAAGGTAGTGGTTAAGCGGGCAATAAGTTGGGGCTGTGTGGAAACCATTTGATTAAAGTTTTGTCTGTTTACCGCTAAAAGCTGGCAGCCGTCTTCCGTAACTATTGCACTTGCCGAACGAGGTTTGTTTTCAAGCAAAGCCATTTCACCGAACATATCGCCTTCTTTTAAAACCGCTAAAAGGACTTCGCTGTTATCGAGAATTTTAGTAATTTTAACATGCCCTTTTTGAATAATGTACAGCTCCGAACCGGATTGACATTCACAAAAAACCATAGCTTCTTTTTCATAAATGCGTACCATTTGGTCCGTTTTCGGTTCAAGCGTTTCTACCGGCACCTTTATACCCATTGCCTTAATAGCCATAAATCTCTTTTGAGCTGCGGCGGCATATTCGCCCTTAGGTTGTGTTTTTAAATAGTGATAATATGCGTACAAGGCTAAATCGAATTTGGACATACGCAAATAATATTCTCCTATGTTAAAAAGGTGCGAAATGTTTGTTACGGCGTTCTTTTTTAGGGTAATTCTGGTTAACGCTTCGTCCAAATAGCGCATTCTTTTGGAAAAAGAATAAATTATTTTCATAGCTACCGGGGTGTTTTTTTCTATCAGTTTAGGGAATTGTCCGTAAGGTACTGAAATTAAAACTGCGTCGGTTACGGCAATTGCCGTTTCTATTTGATTATGCCCGGACATACAGGCAATAACTCCTAAAAAGTCTCCGGGCCCTAAGACATTACCGCCTTCCTCAACTACTACCTCATCTTCTTTAACAACTTGAACTTTTCCGCTTTGGATAATATAAAAATGGTCGGTATCCGATTTTCCTTCAATCAGAATATAAGAGCCTCTTTTAAAATTTAAAAATGACAGTTGTAACAACTTTTTACCCCTCCGCAGTTACGGGTTTGTAAAACAAAATTCTACATACTACAGTATATTTTGAAAAAGCCAAATTGTCAACCTCGCATAGAAAAATATGAAAAAAAAAGCTATGCCGGCAGTAATTATGCTTAAAAAAACGGATATATATTTATAGGGGGCTTTAAAAAATACGGCTTGCCTTTTAAAAGTCCTGTCAGGTTTTTAATAAGTTTTTATAAAACGAGGCTTTATTAAAAACATCGCAAATTAAATTTTAAGGAGAATTTCCTAAAACTTTAAGGTTGAGGTTTTAATTATGAAAAAAATTAAATTTTTTGTTTGTGTATCGGCGGTTTGTTTTTGCGTTTTTTTAGCGGTTTCGTGTACCGCCTGCACTAATCCCTTTGTAAATTTAGGCTCGGAGTGTAATTCCGTTTCAATTGTAAGCTATAACACACAAACTTTTTTCGATGCGGTGGAAGACGGGGGCGAATTTAAAGAGTTTAAGGGAAATAAAAGCAAATGGTCCAAAGAAAAATATGCCGAACGGCTTATGCGTCTAAAAGAAGCGGTTCATATTGCAGCGGTACGGTTGGGCTTCGGTGAAACGGATATTCCCGATATTTTGGTATTGCAGGAAATCGAAAGTAAAACGGTTATTGAAGATTTTTGTAAATTGTTGCCGCTTGATAATTCGTACCGTTATGCGGTTTTTATTCCGTCCAAAAAGCAGGGGGCATTCAGTACGGCGTTACTTTCAAAATTTCCCGTCGACGGAGTAAAGGTGTATGACGTTTATGCAGGCAATACGGATTTGCGTCCTCTTGTAGAGTGCAGAATAAAGCTGAGAACGGCTAAAACCGAAGAGGAAATTGTTTTACTGAATGTTCATTGGAAATCGAAGGTGGGAAAGGGTGAAACCGATAAAA is drawn from Treponema pedis and contains these coding sequences:
- a CDS encoding Crp/Fnr family transcriptional regulator, translating into MLQLSFLNFKRGSYILIEGKSDTDHFYIIQSGKVQVVKEDEVVVEEGGNVLGPGDFLGVIACMSGHNQIETAIAVTDAVLISVPYGQFPKLIEKNTPVAMKIIYSFSKRMRYLDEALTRITLKKNAVTNISHLFNIGEYYLRMSKFDLALYAYYHYLKTQPKGEYAAAAQKRFMAIKAMGIKVPVETLEPKTDQMVRIYEKEAMVFCECQSGSELYIIQKGHVKITKILDNSEVLLAVLKEGDMFGEMALLENKPRSASAIVTEDGCQLLAVNRQNFNQMVSTQPQLIARLTTTFADRIWAMYKQLANTLIKDPVEKMYDMLAIQLEKSRIKPVKNKFHTFNFGPVELANMCGIPKEEVSEAVTNFLKQPIVRCDGTKISITDELELSKQAAYFKKMQEIEKSRLTARAKNGNYW
- a CDS encoding endonuclease/exonuclease/phosphatase family protein, translated to MKKIKFFVCVSAVCFCVFLAVSCTACTNPFVNLGSECNSVSIVSYNTQTFFDAVEDGGEFKEFKGNKSKWSKEKYAERLMRLKEAVHIAAVRLGFGETDIPDILVLQEIESKTVIEDFCKLLPLDNSYRYAVFIPSKKQGAFSTALLSKFPVDGVKVYDVYAGNTDLRPLVECRIKLRTAKTEEEIVLLNVHWKSKVGKGETDKIRFLQEKQAFDRLCFLEKTEPDTPFVLCGDFNQVFTEFSLLNEFPNCWDSEDYKEAAENGVQKAGSYFFKDSWEDIDHIFYSRNLKDGRNFDLTFFCVIDSPPLINKNGEPSRYSVLSGSGYSDHLPIGCVLKLQ